Proteins found in one Quercus robur chromosome 2, dhQueRobu3.1, whole genome shotgun sequence genomic segment:
- the LOC126700902 gene encoding uncharacterized protein LOC126700902, with translation MQIKDEGALTFPGKLKGDPNKRLRDKYCRFHRDHGHDTANCYDLKQQIEALIRQGKLQRFISREKIDKPEEQTPRRENERPRPPIGDIRMIIGGTAAAGSSKKARKTYLRTVHSVQLTRSVPKMPRIGNPVIHFSEDDAWRLHHPHDDALVVSLQIGDYNMHLVLVDNGSSADILYYPAFQ, from the coding sequence atgcaaatcaaagatgaaGGAGCATTGACATTCCCCGGGAAGTTGAAAGGAGATCCCAACAAAAGACTGAGggacaagtattgtcgctttcACCGGGACCACGGGCATGACACTGCCAACTGCTATGACCtgaagcagcagattgaggcACTGATCAGACAGGGAAAGTTACAAAGGTTCATCAGTAGGGAAAAGATCGACAAACCGGAAGAACAGACCCCACGACGGGAGAACGAGCGCCCCAGACCACCAATAGGGGACATTCGGATGATAATAGGGGGCACAGCTGCAGCCGGGTCTTCCAAAAAAGCCCGCAAAACCTACCTTAGGACGGTCCATAGCGTCCAACTCACAAGATCCGTACCGAAGATGCCGCGAATAGGTAACCCCGTCATACACTTTTCAGAGGATGATGCTTGGAGACTTCACCATCCTCATGACGATGCGTTGGTGGTCAGCCTACAGATTGGGGATTATAATATGCATCTGGTACTCGTTGACAACGGCAGCTCAGCGGACATCTTGTACTATCCAGCATTCCAGTAG